The stretch of DNA TGAAGCTCACAGCCATCGCCATCGCCGTCACGGTTGAAGCTCATCGCCGTCGCCATCGCGGTTGAAGCTCACAGCCGTCGCCGTCGGCGTTGAAGCTCGCCGCCGCTGTAGTTGTTGGCAGCCTTGCCGCATCCTCCCCGTCGTGCTCGCCGGCAACCTGCGCTCACCACCACATCCTTGGCCGCCCGCGCTTACCGGCCATGGCAACTCCAGTGGAGATGCCCACGACACCACCATCGTCAAGCTCGTGCCGTACCACGCCCTCAATTTGTTGGtcacaaaaataaaacaaaatcatGGGTCATAGCAAAAATTATGCCGTTCATGGATGTAGCAGAAGAAAACACCGATGGTAGCAAAAAAGTATGACCGTTGCAGCAATTTTGGTGTCGCCGCCGTCGCGCGTCGCAACTCCGCCATGATAGATGTAGCAAAATCCCTCGCCGGTAGTAGCACAATCCGAGGACGGTTGCAACAAAAAAGGCACCATCTTAGTAGGTCACAGCTCTGCCATGATCGATGTAGCAAATCCATCGCGGTTGTTGCAAAAAATGGCGATGGTTGCAGCAAAAAACTCGGCCGCTTCCAGCAAAGTTCTTGTCGTTGGTTGCCTCATTTATTTTGCTTCTCCATCGCCGCCGTTGACTTGGAAATGTGGGTTGAAACTTTTCAATTTAATGGATGAAACTTCCCAAAACAATGGTTTTAGCCTCTCTTTTTTCATAGTGGTCGGATAAAACTACTGTATTTCgccggttgaaactttttgaaactaCGGTTGAAGCTTTCGTATGAGTGAATGTAGATTTTTCAGTCCACGGTGTCCGGTTGAAAGTTTATATGCCGTAGGTTGAAGCTTTTCGAATCAAATTGTTGTAGCTTTTTTGGTCATTGGTTGCAGCATCTCTAGTGGACGGGTCCAGCGTATGAAACTGTGAGCAGCAACTCGCGGACGACATGTCCATGGCAGCTTCCCAACTCCGGCTTGCCAGGGCGGAATGAATCTGCAAGCCGAGGGCAGTGGAAGAAGTGTTTGTGGGGCGCTGATGTTGGAGATGGGGACCTACGTGGGATTGGGGCTAGCCGGCAGCGGAATCtgaaggaggaagatgaggagtggCGGGATCtgaaggaggaagatgaggagcaaTTGAGAGAGAAGGGGATCGAGAGGAAAAAGACAGCATATGAGCAATAGAAAGGGGTGGGAGGGACTGGGCGAGCAGTTGGGCCAGCTGTCGCACGAGGCCCATGCGCTGATGTATTCGCGTGGAGATGAAATATGAAACGTTCGATTGCCCTTTATCGTATGCACCGTGAGGGACCGACGGATGTTTCAGCCGGTCCGCTGGCCACAAACGTTGAGAGTCCCTATACGACGCAGTTTGCGTCATGCAAAAAGTCGACGCACAGGGTCGACGCGCGACTGGGCCAGCCCACCAATGCGCTCGTTCGTTGTTTTCCTATCAGGCGATAGCTCGCACACACCAGTCATTACTGCGACCCATTAGCCACTACAATAGAGAATGGCAGCTGTACTTAAAGGGGCAAAACGCTATAAGAATACTCAGGAAGGTTGAGATTTGAAAAACATTCCTTCAAAGTTGCAAACAGTTTTGAAATGCCGCAATTTTTTTATTACAAAACAGTTTTCGAATAAGtgattttttatttccttttttggaAATTCCTAAATATCACAATTTTTATATGTTCCAACATTTTCTTGATGCAGTAAAGTTTTTTGTATTTTCAATTCAAAAAAGAAACATGAACAAATTTTGCAAATCCCGAACAGTTTTCTAAAATGCGAACAATTTTTCAAAAATTAACAACAAATTATGAAAAactcattttttttgaattttcggagtattttctgagaccacaaacagttttaatttttttaacaaaaatggaaaacaggaacatttttcagTTCAGAACAAAAATGTTTAAACAGAGCATTTTTTAAAAtgtgaacaaatttgaaacatgacctttgttcaaaatgcaaataaaatgttgaaaccgcgaacatatttgaaaacatgaacaaatttttaattgcccaattttttttggaatttttggacaATTTTATGaagcaagaacattttttgaatcttgagtacaaattttgaaacagagaacaaatttggaagcgcaaacattttttgaatcttgagaacaaattttgaaacggagaacaaatttggaagcgcgaacaattttttaaagcacggacatttttgaatcttgagaactaattttgaaacggagaacaatTTAGAAAAATCCCGAAttttttttaaagcacgaacaatttttgaatattgagaacaaatttagaaacggagaacaattttgaaaaattccgaacaaatttggaagcgcgaacatttatgaaaacatgaaaaaaaaattaAATCCGGTACATTTTCTGCATTTGGAAAGTTTTCCACTTTTTGTGTaacgagaacattttttgaaacctgaacatTTTATGTAAAcgcgaacaatatttgaatattttgaaactcttttgataaaaagagaagaaactaaaaggacaaacaaataaaaaaccagagaaagaaaacaaacagaaaaatcgaaaaaaaggaaaagaaaagaaaaaatgaacagAAATAACTAAATACAaaaagaagaacaaaaacaaaaaaagaaaactagaaacgaaaggaaaaagagaaacagaaaaagaagaagaagaaaggaaaaggagAAACATAAAAAGAAAACTCAGTGCTGGCCCGTAATCCAAGGATGAGTGAGCTTGCTTTTCTCTGGAGCCCAGCCCATTTGTTACTTCCTTCTTACGCATTCTCCAGTAACCTACAGCCCTACTCCGCTCCCCCATTTCCGtttcttttccccacatgactcacgagggctccggcggcggcggcggcggcggcggcgagatggcCCTCCGCCCCGGCCCTCCGCAGGCGGCGGCGCCGCTGGAAGACGAGGACGTCCTGGGCGAGATCCTCGTCCGCCTCCCCCCGCTGCCCTCCTCgctcgtccgcgccgccgccgtctccagGCTCTGGGGGCGCCTCGCCGCGGACCGCGCCTTCCTCCGCCGCTTCCGCACCCACCACCGGAGGCCCCCCGTCctcggcgtcttcgaggagcgcgaCGGGGAGCTGGTGTTCACCCCGCTCCTCGACGCCCCGGACCGGATCCCCCGCGAGCGCTTCTCCATGCGGTTCTGGCACGTGCTCGGTTGCTGGACCTTGCTCGGGTACCGCCACGGCCGCGTCCTCATGGTCAACCAGGATCTGGCCCTGCTCCTCGTTTTCGCCCCTCTCGTCGGCGGCCGCCGCGGCCTCCGCGCCGTGGTGATTCCTCCGGATTTCGTCGACGGCGAGTACGCCGTCGCCAACGGAGCGGTGGTCTGCGCTGCCGGCGGCGAGCAGGGCCACGTGCACGGAGACTGCCACTCGGGCCCCTTCAAGGTGGTTCTGGTGGCCACCAGAGTGAGACACCCGGTCCTAGCCCGGGTCTACTCCTCGGACACCGGTGAGTGGGGAGATCTTGTCGTAATGGCGGAACCATGTGTTGTTAGCAGCTTCCCCTCCACCCTCGTCGGCAATGCTCTTTACTGGTGGCTAAAAAAGTGTCAGCACGAGGATGGCATACTCAAGTTCGATTTGGATAGCCAGACACTATCTGTGGTCAGGAGGCCTATTTTTGATCGCATTCCCAGTTGCAGCATCCGGATCATCAGGGGAGAGCATGGCGGTGTTGGCCTCGCTGTATTTTCGTACCCGAGGTTCCAAATCTGGGAACGCATGGTCAATAGTCATGGTACTGCCATATGGGTGCTGCGAAAGACGGCTCGCATGCATAGTatgcttcagtatgctatgctgactATAGTAGGGTACTCTGAGGATGGGGATGCGCTTCTTCTAACAGTGTCCTTCGGTGGGGGTGTGGCCGCCTACAGCTTCATGCTTCAACTTGAGTCAATGGAGTGGACGAATCTTAATCAAACATTTTTGGAGTATTCCTACCATCCGTTCGCATACTTGTATACTGCAGGTAATAAAAATTCTTCATAGTTCATTAGCTCATGAAAATTGTTCAATGGTTGAGGTGTCACCTCTCATATTCCCCTAAGTTGAGGTGTCCATTGCTATTCTATCATCTTGACATTTTTTGTATCTAGATTTCCCATCTGTTCTTATCCTCTGTTGTTGTTCTCCCTTTTGCTCTGAAGCAAAGTAGGCATGCAGATTGCTCAGAACAATCTGATTATTCTGTTGCAACAATTGGTCACAAAATCAATAAATTAACTAAAGAATTGTTGACAATTCGTAATAATCTGATCATTCTGTTGCAACAATGGGTCTTAGAATTTTACGTAGATGTCAAGATGATTCTTGTTTACGAAAAAAACCAAGGCTGTGAGGCCGATATCTTGGCTACTTGCAGTACTTCAATTTTTGAGAGAATTGTTAGCAGCTTCCAAAGGTTCAAATAGATAACTCTTTATTATTATGTTTGATTATACTTGGGAATCTGGTGATTTTGGAATAGCCAGAAGCTGCGATCTTATTTGAAAAGAATGTTACGTTTTATGATCATTTCATATGTCGGCGATGTTAGGATGGGTTTGAGCCTGAATTGGGTATTCAATCACCGAGTTTGTCGAGCTATTTTACCTAATCTTGGCGGAGTGATTTCAAAGGTTTAATCATTAATCCCTTTGGTAGTGAAGTACTGAAGTTAATTTTTCCTGATCCTTCTGAGTTATGGCTCGTGCAATCATCACTAATGAGGTTGGTTGCCACAGGTACTGTCAGAGCGTCAAGTACCGCTCCAGCCATTGAGCCACCACAGCAGCGAAGTACAATTCCAGCCATTGTGCCGCCACAGCAGTGAAGTACTGGTCCAGCCATTCCACAGCTGCGGGGTAAAACCATATATTGTCATGCATCTCGTCAACCTTCAGTTTCGTATGATCTGCATATTTTTTATTACTTGGTTGGTGCAATGAGATGAAAGACTTAGACCAAGGGACACCCTGTGTTTTGCTGTGTGAAAGAGCGTTGTCACTTTGTCAGCTGTCTCTTTATTTTACTTGTTCAACCCAGTCAACTGTTTTGCCCATATAACACCTTATGATTAATATCGTAAACGATGCTACAGTAGTTGATGCTGGCTGCCGCTTGTAGGAGATAGAGCATCATTTCCTGTGCTATCCGTATCATAAGATGAAGTCGACTCCTGGGTGTTGGGGTCCTGAATTGAATTCTGAAGCCATGTGTTGATCTCTGCACTTTTTTCATCTTGTTTCAATAGTAGAGGGCTGAGGGTGCAACTTCTGAATGGTTTGAGCTTGGGGGTAAATTGAACCAATGCAATAGTCGAGGAAGCAAAATTAGGCCTTTCCCTAGATAGGTCTTAGGTCAATAACTACTGTGCTGACACAGTAAAAAAGAAGGATGTTTTCTCGGAAGTCTGAACAGGTCTATCCCTTATGATATTGAGCATGCAAATGCAATCCCACCACATGTAGTACAATATGAATGTTTTTAATAAATGGTCCTAGACTACTCGGGCGGAGAGAGGTGGCGGTCATGTGTCGTTCCATCTGGTAGTTGTTTCTTTCCTTACTGTGTTGTCCGCTTGTTTTCATCGAAGCTCATAGACTTCGGTCATTTAGTCGCTGCTTCTCTGCCAGCGGGGCCTCCATTCTCGTTGGTCCTGCTGGCAGCGGGCGGGTTTTGTTTGTGTCCTGTGCTCGACATCTTTTTCACCATGGCCCTCACCCCCATTCTCCTTCTCAGAGAGGCTTTTCATCGACTGTACCGGATTAGTAACGAGGCACAGAATTAGGTTTGGTAGCAATGCCGCTTCATGCACGCGGCCGGGTCGAGAAGACATACACTATTGCTGGGCCCATTATCCAATAGGTGATGTCCTCATGTCCAACCATCTCCTGAAACTGTTGCTGGGCCCATTCTCCAATGGGTCATATCCTTCTCAGAGAGGCTTTTCATCCACTGTACCGGATTAGTCACGAGGCACAGAATTAGGTTTGGTAGGAATGCCGCTTCATGCACGCGGCCTGGTCGAGAAGACAGACACTATTGCTGGGCCCATTATCCAATAGGTCATGTTCTCATGTCCAACCATCTCCTGAAACTGTTGCTGGGCCCATTATCCAATGGGTCATATCCTCATGTCCAACCACCTCCTTGTTTAGCTTAGCTTATTTGCATTTGCTTTTccgcacaaccatatcttctcttgTTAAGCTTCCTAATGCCTGCCACTGAGCCTTAGCTACTGCTGGGCCTGCACGGCAGCTTGGTGCTCCTTCCCACGGTAAGAACTAATCAAGCGAGCGATCAAAGCCTACAAAAATGGTGAATAATAATGCTGCCCCTCTCCTTCCAACTTTGTGCCCCTCCTTTCCCTTCCCATTGTGGCATCCAGCGTTTTTTCTTTCGAGCAACTGCGCCTGTAATAGTGACAGTCATGGTAGATCTGGTGTGATGGAAAGGGGCTCACAGCGTGTAACCATCCATGTCAGCCTCTTTTGTGGGGATCAAGGCAACACTAGCCACATTTACAGTGATGGGCGATGGTGAAGCACCAGTTCACAAAGCCATCTAAATATTTTCCTGTTTCGTGCAGCAATATTTTGTTCATAAATGTTACCCATCTATAATTTGGCTATTAGATGATTAGAATGAAGCAGGCTTGCTACTTCAATTACAGCTATGTTTTAAGGAAAGATCTTGATATGGTTTCTGATGACCCATGGCATAGTTAGTGCGTCCAATAACATCCTGTTAAAATTGTTGAAATCTCAGCTGTGATGTGTTCTACCTTTGTTTTTTTCCTCTACGATCTTTGAGAATATGAAGCTCTTGTTAGTTTGTCGGCTAGCGGCATGAATCACAATTGCATACATCTGTGTTGCAGAACTAAAATATAAATTGGAATAGCTTTTAATACAAATCTTTTTTTGTTTTATGCTTGGTGCAGGTGGTCGCATGATTTAGTGATCAGTAGGATTTGCATCTGCAGCAGGTATATTTTTTTTCGAATTGCTTCCTTCATATGTTTCAGTTGGGCATAGTTTGTATCACCATTAATCGTATGAAACTTCATCAATTGCAGAGGCATATGTTGTTTATAGGGTTTTTAATTTCGTCTTGTATATGAAGACCATAGAAAGTGTAAAATGAAAATGTAAGTAAAACGCTCCCAGTATGTTTTGATTCACATGGCCAGCGGCTCCAAACTGCGTGTAATTAGCTGTCATTTTCAGTTGGATTTGGTCTCTTAACAGCACTTGGTTGTACGAGTTGAATCATAGAACAGGAGGCAGGTAAGTACAGGGGACAGGTAAGCATTGTTATTATGATCTGTTTGTAGCTTCCTAAAAATGAGTGTACTGTCATGGTCATTTGACACAATGAAGAAAAAACAAATGAGTGTAGGCTGATAGAAGTCGTAATTGTGAGTTGGCACCTTGCTTTCAACAAAAGTTCATCTCATTGCTCCCTATTTGTACGACAGCAATACATATCAGTAAAATAAAAGGATGTTTATTAGCCACTTTTAGACGTGGTGGCATAATATCAGTAAAAACTAAAGAATGCTACTATTCATCAGTTTTCCTTTTGCGAATATTTGCGTTGCCTTTTTTGGACCATAACTTTTTGTTCTTTTTCAGATGCAGTGTGCTACTACAAAATATTTACTTGATCCTTGATTGACATACTTTTGTGAACTGAGATCTTGCGCTCTGCTTTTACCAATCAGCCTGTTTGCTTCTTTTCTTACATGTACTTTAATTATACATTTCTGGATTTGGTGCTTTGATTTGCTGCAGTTTCCTTGATTTAGTAGATGCATGATGTGCATCAATACACTGGACTTCATGATCGGTTTTCCATCTCACATCAATAGTTTAGGCCACTATTTGTTTATCCATGCATTTTAGGTAAACATTGGTGTAGACTTGGTTGTTTTTTTTTTGGTTGTTTGTGGTATCCATTTTCCCCTACACTAGGTaatagcccgtgcgttgcaacttgCAACGGAGGCATACAAAATGTACCACTAAAATTTTAGTTAGTTTTTTACATAACAACCATGATTTACCTTTATTGTTAATGTGAACCTTGATTTACCATCTATTTATTGTTAATGTGTCTGCATACTAACTGATGCAATTAGCAAGTGTTAAGTGATAACCTAATTCTTGAATATCAGTTGTGGGAAAGTGCAGCACAAATTAATCCTAATTTAATTCTTTCCCCAACCTGCTTGGTCCTACAACAGGCAAACATTAGGTTGCTAGCAACAAAATGATATGCAAGGAATAAATTGCAACCCCACAGAAGAGAAAAAAAGGGCTCTATACCTTTTATCCTCCCAATCTGCAAAACAAATAGAATTGAGACATATCGTGCCAATTTAATTACTAAAGCTCATGTCCAATTTTGGAAGCTAATGGCCAAGTAGTTGGCAATTTTGTTTCTGAAGAGAAATGCATTGATGCAATTTTGTCCACTTCGGATCATTCCCTCTTAACAAAATGCCAGTGATGTTTCTCTTAATGTAGTATACTGACCATTTCAGCAGCATAATT from Triticum dicoccoides isolate Atlit2015 ecotype Zavitan chromosome 6A, WEW_v2.0, whole genome shotgun sequence encodes:
- the LOC119319358 gene encoding uncharacterized protein LOC119319358, which encodes MALRPGPPQAAAPLEDEDVLGEILVRLPPLPSSLVRAAAVSRLWGRLAADRAFLRRFRTHHRRPPVLGVFEERDGELVFTPLLDAPDRIPRERFSMRFWHVLGCWTLLGYRHGRVLMVNQDLALLLVFAPLVGGRRGLRAVVIPPDFVDGEYAVANGAVVCAAGGEQGHVHGDCHSGPFKVVLVATRVRHPVLARVYSSDTGEWGDLVVMAEPCVVSSFPSTLVGNALYWWLKKCQHEDGILKFDLDSQTLSVVRRPIFDRIPSCSIRIIRGEHGGVGLAVFSYPRFQIWERMVNSHGTAIWVLRKTARMHSMLQYAMLTIVGYSEDGDALLLTVSFGGGVAAYSFMLQLESMEWTNLNQTFLEYSYHPFAYLYTAGTVRASSTAPAIEPPQQRSTIPAIVPPQQ